From Spirochaetales bacterium, one genomic window encodes:
- a CDS encoding class I SAM-dependent methyltransferase: MKNRSKRKWNNYYKTHSPDTINFDSWLEQYEAYFRPGTEVLEVGCGYGFHTEYLVSKGCHVCATDFSKTVLNRLKKRVPGAAAGYLDLSKRIRFPGDSFDAVIADLCLHYFDDRTTRHILTAFRKILRARGRLFCRLNSIYDLNHGAGQGEEIESNYYRHNGIHKRFFSKASINDYFKEWEIESIANYDLHRHEKTKNIYEVICRNIKENPCE; the protein is encoded by the coding sequence GTGAAAAACCGGAGCAAACGAAAATGGAATAACTACTATAAAACCCACTCACCCGATACGATCAACTTCGATTCATGGCTCGAACAATATGAGGCGTATTTCCGGCCGGGGACGGAGGTGCTTGAAGTCGGGTGCGGATACGGATTCCATACGGAATACCTTGTCTCGAAAGGCTGTCACGTCTGCGCGACGGATTTTTCCAAAACCGTCCTGAATCGGCTAAAAAAACGCGTCCCCGGCGCCGCGGCCGGATATCTCGATCTTTCAAAAAGGATTCGTTTTCCCGGCGATTCCTTTGACGCCGTCATCGCCGATCTTTGTCTCCACTACTTCGACGACAGGACAACGAGACATATTTTGACCGCGTTCCGGAAGATACTCCGCGCCCGGGGAAGGCTTTTCTGCCGCCTGAACTCGATATACGACCTCAATCACGGGGCGGGACAGGGTGAGGAGATCGAAAGCAATTATTACCGGCATAATGGTATCCATAAACGGTTTTTCTCGAAAGCGTCGATCAACGATTATTTCAAAGAATGGGAAATCGAATCCATCGCCAATTATGATCTGCATCGACATGAAAAAACGAAAAATATCTATGAAGTGATCTGCCGGAACATCAAGGAAAACCCATGCGAATAG
- a CDS encoding GNAT family N-acetyltransferase — MRIERLEKNDIVPYDLLLEADPYKAMIDSYIHDSSVYVARNASGAVIGIIAWLPLSAETAEIKNIAVHPDCRNRGIGTKLIGKALREIKAAGFSSVVIGTGNTSRRQRALYEKLGFRIKEVVKGFFTKNYPFPIEENGAICEDMVVLEMEIGRDGPG; from the coding sequence ATGCGAATAGAACGGCTTGAGAAAAACGACATCGTTCCCTACGACCTCCTTCTCGAGGCTGATCCGTATAAAGCGATGATCGATTCATACATTCATGATTCATCCGTCTATGTCGCCCGGAACGCTTCCGGCGCCGTCATCGGTATTATCGCCTGGCTTCCGCTATCGGCCGAAACCGCCGAGATTAAAAACATCGCGGTGCACCCTGACTGCCGCAACAGGGGAATCGGGACAAAGCTTATCGGAAAGGCGTTACGGGAAATAAAAGCGGCGGGTTTCTCATCGGTTGTCATCGGCACAGGCAACACAAGCCGTCGGCAGCGTGCGCTTTATGAAAAACTCGGATTCAGGATCAAGGAAGTAGTGAAAGGTTTTTTTACGAAAAACTATCCTTTCCCTATTGAAGAAAACGGGGCAATCTGCGAAGATATGGTGGTTCTGGAAATGGAAATCGGGCGTGACGGACCGGGCTAA